One genomic window of Acuticoccus sediminis includes the following:
- a CDS encoding 3-deoxy-manno-octulosonate cytidylyltransferase, with translation MGTVIIIPARFPSQRFPGKPLQPLRGATGVAKTLLQRTHDVALRVPGIDAVYIATDDERIAEHADTFGAKVLMTSDQCRNGTERCEDSLDKLPSEPDLVVNLQGDAPLTPAHFVTELIDGIGDAAVATPALLCDDETLSRFRQDRAAGRVGGTTAVMTRAGRALYFSKEVIPYVADDKPAPPVYHHVGLYAYRPAALRQYVGFEPGPLETHEGLEQLRFLENGIDVQCVTVESRQSMFWEVNNPEDVPRVEAALAKLGIE, from the coding sequence TTGGGTACCGTCATTATCATCCCGGCGCGGTTTCCGTCCCAGCGGTTCCCCGGGAAGCCGTTGCAACCGCTTCGCGGCGCCACCGGGGTCGCCAAGACCCTCCTGCAACGCACCCACGACGTGGCCCTGCGCGTTCCCGGGATCGACGCCGTCTATATCGCCACCGACGACGAGCGCATCGCCGAACACGCGGACACCTTCGGCGCCAAGGTGCTGATGACGTCCGACCAGTGCCGCAACGGCACCGAGCGGTGCGAGGACTCCCTAGACAAGCTGCCGTCCGAGCCGGACCTCGTCGTCAACCTCCAGGGCGACGCCCCGCTGACGCCGGCGCACTTCGTGACCGAGCTGATCGACGGGATCGGCGACGCCGCGGTCGCGACGCCTGCCCTCCTGTGCGACGACGAGACGCTCTCGCGCTTTCGCCAGGACCGTGCCGCCGGCCGCGTCGGCGGCACCACGGCGGTCATGACCCGCGCCGGCCGCGCGCTGTACTTCTCCAAGGAAGTGATCCCCTACGTCGCCGACGACAAGCCGGCCCCGCCGGTCTACCATCACGTCGGCCTCTACGCGTACCGCCCGGCGGCACTGCGCCAGTACGTCGGCTTCGAGCCGGGCCCGCTGGAGACGCACGAGGGGCTCGAGCAGCTCCGCTTCCTCGAGAACGGCATCGACGTTCAGTGCGTCACGGTCGAGTCGCGGCAGAGCATGTTCTGGGAGGTGAACAACCCCGAGGACGTGCCGCGGGTCGAGGCGGCGCTCGCCAAGCTGGGCATCGAGTAG
- a CDS encoding OmpA family protein, translating into MPEQAPAAGPQAEALAAPPVAEQQTQAAREQAVAPIEQTPPAAEPAAMPVEQAEATPEAAPAAAPESTAPSTEAENEAVTETADGFDPDAGKPVDTDVATAAAPDPADAGDQDEDVEVGRDDGPEGIVEADGDEIPEMAMDEVDMVIHEMPSMSAAEMESVLTPGTSVDYGRTEYLRNIYRTPTMMRPDIAEEMHHDPRSPRVARTFILNTNHSQVIPLPFETGEYALTPEAMIELDVLADALAAPGVEGERYLIGGHTDTTGEADYNHWLSEKRAHAVRAFLIMEHNIAPERLVAVGFGEDYPLNAVDGTDPVNRRIEVTLIEDPSARSMAPLAEVPIAPGYGLDDFAYTASIAPLYDMHPQPMMPMGYNPVCATARGYYDSRPPRHNLDDFGGYRTPVACDPREGHQ; encoded by the coding sequence ATGCCCGAACAGGCCCCTGCCGCCGGCCCGCAGGCCGAGGCGCTTGCCGCGCCCCCGGTGGCCGAACAGCAGACGCAGGCCGCCCGTGAGCAAGCCGTGGCGCCGATCGAGCAGACACCGCCAGCCGCCGAGCCGGCGGCGATGCCGGTCGAACAGGCGGAGGCGACGCCCGAGGCGGCTCCGGCGGCGGCTCCGGAGAGCACCGCGCCGTCCACCGAGGCTGAAAACGAAGCCGTGACCGAGACGGCGGATGGCTTCGACCCCGACGCCGGCAAGCCCGTCGACACCGACGTCGCCACGGCCGCAGCGCCCGATCCGGCCGACGCCGGGGATCAGGACGAGGACGTCGAGGTCGGGCGCGACGACGGCCCCGAGGGCATCGTCGAGGCGGATGGCGACGAGATCCCCGAGATGGCGATGGACGAGGTGGACATGGTGATCCACGAGATGCCGTCGATGTCGGCCGCCGAGATGGAATCGGTCCTGACGCCGGGGACCAGCGTCGACTACGGGCGCACGGAGTACCTGCGCAACATCTACCGCACGCCGACGATGATGCGTCCCGACATCGCCGAGGAGATGCACCACGATCCGCGCAGCCCGCGCGTCGCGCGCACGTTCATCCTCAACACCAACCACTCGCAGGTGATCCCGCTTCCGTTCGAGACCGGCGAATACGCGCTGACGCCCGAGGCGATGATCGAGCTCGACGTTCTCGCCGACGCCCTCGCCGCACCCGGCGTGGAGGGCGAGCGCTACCTCATCGGCGGTCACACCGACACCACCGGCGAGGCGGACTACAACCACTGGCTCTCCGAGAAGCGGGCCCACGCGGTGCGCGCCTTCCTCATCATGGAGCACAACATCGCGCCGGAACGTCTGGTCGCGGTCGGCTTCGGCGAGGACTACCCGCTCAACGCCGTCGACGGCACTGACCCGGTCAACCGCCGCATCGAGGTGACGCTGATCGAGGATCCCTCCGCGCGCAGCATGGCGCCGCTGGCCGAGGTCCCCATCGCGCCGGGCTACGGCCTCGACGACTTCGCCTACACCGCGTCGATCGCCCCGCTCTACGACATGCATCCGCAGCCGATGATGCCGATGGGCTACAACCCGGTCTGCGCCACGGCGCGCGGCTACTACGACTCCCGCCCGCCGCGCCACAACCTCGACGACTTCGGCGGCTACCGCACGCCGGTCGCCTGCGACCCGCGCGAGGGCCACCAGTAA
- the rnhA gene encoding ribonuclease HI, producing MTADASPAPEERSAPARVVIYTDGACSGNPGPGGWGAILTFGPHEKELYGGEAHTTNNRMELTAAIRGLEALKRPTEVDIVTDSQYVRQGITQWLQRWKRNGWKTAEKKPVKNDDLWRELSELTERHDVTWKWVKGHAGHPENERADELARRGIKDLKKAAG from the coding sequence ATGACCGCCGACGCCAGCCCGGCCCCCGAGGAGCGTTCCGCGCCCGCAAGGGTCGTCATCTATACGGACGGCGCCTGCAGCGGGAATCCGGGTCCGGGCGGCTGGGGTGCGATCCTCACATTCGGACCGCACGAGAAGGAGCTCTACGGCGGCGAGGCGCACACCACCAACAACCGCATGGAGCTGACGGCGGCCATCAGGGGCCTCGAAGCCCTGAAGCGCCCGACCGAGGTCGATATCGTCACCGACTCGCAGTACGTGCGGCAGGGCATCACCCAGTGGCTCCAGCGCTGGAAGCGCAACGGCTGGAAGACCGCCGAGAAGAAACCCGTCAAGAACGACGACCTCTGGCGCGAGCTCTCCGAGCTCACCGAGCGCCACGACGTGACCTGGAAGTGGGTCAAGGGCCACGCCGGACACCCGGAGAACGAGCGCGCCGACGAGCTCGCCCGGCGCGGGATCAAGGACCTCAAGAAGGCCGCCGGGTAG
- the kdsA gene encoding 3-deoxy-8-phosphooctulonate synthase translates to MDQPTTVQPSSRVDVGGVTFANDAPLTLIAGPCQMESRQHAFDMCGALVEITGKLGIGLVYKSSFDKANRTSLKGVRGMGLDNSLPVFADLKREFGAPVLTDVHTAEQCAVVAETCDILQIPAFLCRQTDLLVAAAGTGRVVNVKKGQFLAPWDMTNVVRKVTESGNPNVLLTERGVSFGYNTLVSDMRSLPIMAETGAPVVFDATHSVQQPGGQGGSSGGERRFVPTLARAAVAVGVAAVFVETHQDPDNAPSDGPNMLPLTDMPAFLETLMTLDRVVKG, encoded by the coding sequence ATGGACCAACCGACGACCGTTCAACCCTCCAGCCGGGTCGACGTCGGCGGCGTCACGTTCGCCAACGACGCGCCGCTGACCCTGATCGCCGGTCCCTGCCAGATGGAGAGCCGCCAGCACGCCTTCGACATGTGCGGCGCGCTGGTGGAGATCACCGGCAAGCTCGGCATCGGCCTCGTCTACAAGTCGAGCTTCGACAAGGCGAACCGCACGTCGCTGAAGGGCGTGCGCGGCATGGGCCTCGACAACTCGCTCCCGGTCTTCGCCGACCTGAAGCGCGAGTTCGGCGCCCCGGTGCTGACCGACGTCCACACGGCCGAGCAGTGCGCCGTGGTGGCCGAGACATGCGACATTTTGCAGATCCCAGCCTTCCTCTGCCGCCAGACGGACCTTCTGGTGGCCGCGGCCGGGACCGGACGCGTCGTCAACGTGAAGAAGGGCCAGTTCCTGGCGCCTTGGGACATGACGAACGTCGTGCGCAAGGTGACCGAGAGCGGCAACCCGAACGTGCTCCTCACCGAGCGCGGCGTTTCCTTCGGCTACAACACGCTGGTCTCGGACATGCGCTCGCTGCCGATCATGGCGGAGACCGGGGCGCCGGTGGTGTTCGACGCGACGCATTCGGTGCAGCAGCCGGGGGGGCAGGGCGGCTCGTCCGGCGGGGAGCGGCGCTTCGTGCCGACGCTGGCGCGGGCGGCCGTCGCGGTCGGCGTCGCGGCGGTCTTCGTCGAGACCCACCAGGACCCGGACAACGCCCCGTCCGACGGCCCGAACATGCTTCCCCTGACCGACATGCCGGCGTTCCTGGAAACGCTGATGACGCTCGACAGGGTCGTCAAGGGCTGA